One Aegilops tauschii subsp. strangulata cultivar AL8/78 chromosome 7, Aet v6.0, whole genome shotgun sequence genomic window carries:
- the LOC109785464 gene encoding brassinosteroid-responsive RING protein 1-like, translating to MGFPAAVHAEVPKLLLNLLFLLDHLQRLSSWLLRLVGVGIQHDPSLTFEYPTASDFAHHHRHHGLELELEKHSPAVRFDALSTTGDDTLLPPEGCAVCLGDFHGAAHVRRPRGCWHIFHRACLDRWAAYGHRTCPLCRAPLLPPFLLPLSLPSS from the coding sequence ATGGGGTTCCCGGCGGCGGTGCACGCGGAGGTGCCCAAGCTGCTGCTCAACCTCCTCTTCCTGCTCGACCACCTCCAACGCCTCTCCTCCTGGCTGCTCCGCCTTGTCGGCGTTGGCATACAACACGACCCGAGCCTCACCTTCGAGTACCCCACCGCCTCCGACTTCGcccaccaccaccgtcaccatggCCTTGAGCTTGAGCTGGAGAAGCATTCCCCGGCCGTGCGCTTCGACGCGCTCTCCACCACCGGAGACGACACGCTGCTGCCGCCGGAGGGCTGCGCGGTGTGCCTCGGCGACTTCCACGGCGCCGCGCACGTGCGCCGGCCACGCGGGTGCTGGCACATCTTCCACCGCGCCTGCCTCGACCGCTGGGCCGCCTACGGCCACCGCACCTGCCCGCTCTGCCGGGCGCCTCTTCTCCCGCCCTTCCTCCTGCCTTTATCGCTCCCGTCGTCGTGA